In Drosophila nasuta strain 15112-1781.00 chromosome 2R, ASM2355853v1, whole genome shotgun sequence, a single genomic region encodes these proteins:
- the LOC132785317 gene encoding neprilysin-2-like: MTSLKFDTDNDATNSGTPRHRSKLLKTLFIGAIIVFVLVAVGFGYWIFPTHNEHSVCITKECRDTASVVLSKINPQINPCDNFYEFICGTYVDNMIIPKDKTNIDTLSDIADKVQEQLKDIITAEPPESAPKHFRQPNMLYKACMNTTRIESLGSIPITIIANSMGGWPLIVGDKWDGDNWTWQDQIKKFHRGGFNMNYIIEFSIKVDLQNTTKRMMTLDVSNLFLSREYLVKGLNETLVSAYYDYMVDIAVLFGAKKDEAKKQLLQSLEFEITLANISWSIENSHNYSELYNLRTPQQLKGEYPYVDWVDYMNALLPEGLSVQDDEIINLIEPPFFDQLGKLLANTPNRVIANYLMWRIHEFSLSYLSEEFHTRKQKYIMILAGHQEQRARWKECVYIVSKILRKSVASMYVPKHFDENSKSSVLEMVTNIRNVFNEILDEVNWMDDMTRLEAKNKLHKMATYIGYPDEILDNEKLTKYYEKLQIDPNNYFKSYLAFNKFQTNYIFNKLRLPVNKTDLADHAKTTDVGASYSAEGNSIYIPAGILQGDLYKANRPKYMNFGAIGYIIGHEISHGFDVRGRQFDEEGNMRDWWQSDTKKAYLQKAQCITEQYGNYTESKTGLKLNGINTQSENIADNVGIKMAYRAYQRWVEKHGAEQRLPGLDYTPQQMFWISVAQTWCTKDRKEYLDYVITTDGHSPSKFRVLGPLSNSKEFSKDFQCPEDSPMNPVHKCEVW; encoded by the exons ATGACATCACTTAAGTTTGACACTGATAACGACGCGAC CAATTCCGGAACGCCTCGACATCGTTCCAAGCTGTTGAAAACCCTTTTTATAGGAGCTATTATTGTATTCGTATTAGTCGCAGTGGGTTTTGGCTATTGGATCTTTCCTACACACAATGAGCACAGCGTTTGCATTACCAAGGAGTGCAGAGACACTGCTTCTGTGGTGCTCAGCAAGATCAATCCACAGATCAATCCCTGTGATAACTTCTATGAGTTTATCTGCGGCACCTACGTCGACAACATGATCATACCCAAAGACAAGACCAATATTGACACGTTGTCCGATATTGCAGACAAAGTTCAGGAGCAACTGAAGGACATCATAACAGCCGAACCACCTGAGAGCGCTCCTAAGCACTTTCGTCAACCGAACATGCTCTACAAAGCTTGCATGAATACAa CTCGGATTGAATCACTGGGCTCCATACCCATTACTATAATTGCGAATTCCATGGGTGGTTGGCCACTGATTGTGGGCGACAAGTGGGACGGGGATAACTGGACTTGGCAggatcaaataaaaaagtttcacAGAGGCGGTTTCAACATGAACTATATCATTGAGTTCTCTATTAAAGTTGATCTGCAGAACACCACTAAACGCATGATGACT TTGGATGTATCGAATTTGTTTTTGAGTCGGGAATATCTAGTAAAAGGCCTCAACGAGACTCTAGTGAGCGCCTATTACGACTACATGGTGGATATTGCTGTCCTCTTTGGTGCCAAGAAGGACGAAGCCAAGAAGCAGTTGTTGCAATCACTCGAATTCGAAATAACGTTGGCCAAT ATATCCTGGTCCATCGAGAATAGCCACAATTACTCCGAGCTTTATAATCTCCGCACTCCTCAGCAACTGAAGGGCGAATATCCTTACGTTGATTGGGTGGACTACATGAACGCCTTGTTACCAGAGGGACTCAGTGTTCAGGATGATGAAATTATAAACCTAATTGAGCCGCCATTCTTTGATCAGTTGGGTAAATTGCTGGCTAACACTCCAAATCGTGTGATTGCCAACTATTTAATGTGGCGTATTCATGAGTTCTCTCTAAGCTATCTTAGTGAAGAGTTTCATACtcgtaaacaaaaatatataatgatcCTTGCTGGTCATCAGGAACAGAGGGCGCGCTGGAAGGAGTGCGTCTATATAGTCAGCAAAAT CCTTAGAAAATCCGTTGCATCGATGTACGTTCCCAAGCATTTCGATGAGAACTCGAAGTCCAGTGTCCTGGAAATGGTTACTAACATACGGAACGTATTCAACGAAATTCTTGATGAAGTCAACTGGATGGACGACATGACGAGACTGGAGGCCAAGAataaactgcacaaaatgGCCACATACATTGGCTATCCCGATGAGATACTTGATAACGAAAAACTCACCAAATACTACGAAAAACTTCAAATCGATcctaataattattttaaatcttatttagcctttaacaaatttcaaacGAACTACATCTTCAACAAACTGCGATTGCCCGTCAACAAAACCGATTTGGCTGATCATGCCAAGACAACAGATGTGGGTGCATCCTATTCAGCCGAGGGAAACAGCATAT ATATTCCAGCTGGCATTTTACAGGGTGATCTCTATAAGGCCAATCGCCCAAAGTACATGAATTTCGGTGCAATTGGCTATATCATTGGACATGAAATCTCTCATGGATTCGACGTTAGGGGTCGACAGTTTGATGAAGAGGGCAACATGCGGGATTGGTGGCAATCGGACACAAAGAAGGCATATCTGCAGAAGGCTCAATGCATCACCGAACAGTATGGCAACTACACGGAATCAAAAACAGGATTAAAA TTAAATGGCATCAATACGCAGAGCGAGAATATTGCTGATAATGTTGGTATCAAGATGGCCTATAGAGCTTACCAACGTTGGGTGGAAAAGCACGGGGCAGAACAAAGGCTTCCTGGTCTGGACTATACACCACAGCAAATGTTTTGGATTTCGGTTGCTCAAACTTGGTGCACTAAGGATCGTAAGGAATACTTAGATTATGTGATTACAACAGATGGGCATTCGCCATCGAAGTTTCGCGTATTGGGACCGCTGAGTAATTCAAAGGAATTTTCCAAAGACTTCCAATGCCCAGAAGACTCACCAATGAATCCCGTGCATAAATGTGAAGTGTGGTAG